A single window of Kitasatospora sp. HUAS MG31 DNA harbors:
- a CDS encoding toxin glutamine deamidase domain-containing protein, which produces MAVELPEPLQWVLLLLAGTRWPEGEEDVMREMADRWRAAGETLADVGRSVDSTVQRALDGQQGKAAEGLATHWAKFSVGKGTEEDPGFFPSMVKSCEGMAEMLDNMANSTETAKIQIVAQLGILAFEIATAEASAPVTAGASLAAIPAAVAVTRTAVQQILKQLLKEALEFAAKEAAQEVAINLLAQTIQVAEGNRSGFDAKELGQSALGGAVGGASGHLIGKGLGSAAGKAGLGNAMETVGGKMVHGAAVGVGADVSTQLITTGTVDGGSLLGSGLSGGSNVGLQHGASAIKGKFGGGDIPNVPTGGSLSGADAPPTFGLRPGGGSSSDSPDGAGGGDRGAQAYQGPGGGSRSTDTGSDGGSTTSPSTAGGGRTLAPFGSDRGGSGSHDASSTGAGSGLGSSHSGGSGTGSRGGESTPSGGTPSTTANHTPTPDTGGTSRPQATAHTEAPAPTSSRADTPVATVQSDSTPRQAEPAQHTPTPTPDRGPQADTSPTPRQTDAPAPQVRTESEATAARPEPTVRPQADNPPVTEAVRPQQDTPAARPESNVPHQQPGSHEAPTADRTQDTPVAQTRPNETPATGRPEPTVPHQQADSTDPVRQQPTQHEAPTVRPESQPTPARADAEPNTVPQPRPDSEPAPRQPQPDPQPQHSPQPQPQAEQAPPRQQQDPQPRPEAQPHTEQPQTRNDQQPQPDHQPPARQQPHATPEAQAQPHATPEPTSRPQQDQPAPQPQHTPQPQPQPHQEPAPAPVGRVSPEPAPVRTEPTGDRTDPHTPAPDATRIAGGPITASRPSATPTADRSDTFLPPPPDPAPNQQQPTQVPPAAHVSPPPPAATTPTPTPNRSGLGPVRQPADPVQGTPSRNDRPGTPQPAQPGEGHRITPRPSTETDPAREPRGTKRGREDEATLPHGRPEGPKRQRTPAYENTAGPLRDRGYEPATPEQYQALTDHLDQHGGTPHPELTPELLEHVNPHTAAMDHGDLYSCLEAVEALRDTHYGNPRPSGLPHSSVPENNSAWTLTKRHGTPVPLGTGQHGVDSVMDQVRNAGPGSFSTVLFSDGPGTQGHVVALVHGQDGVLRWADPSTGDVREARPDTLPGDWAGDKHVWAATSDANGDSVNPRADLSVFDGDAPTFGVLSVVTDGSTLDPADRDVVRRLAQDIDAQVEQAARLALANPDSVPDLDGYTKRWTDSYNKWTDPETSPEERARIEKLLPRQFGYAVESMTTQMIRDNVTLPPGYTIDTQVTHGSTRPDLVITKTDGNGKQELGWLDITADKSEGHIDDKQSSLWSSRPYVAETLYPSLDTSKLGSGGTPEQKAFVQALIQSQQAEAQRFQQNMDDFKDKVPAPVEGSKEKKRADIEKRLGEALGRDRKLTPTEARNVLKGLAEVHGSSYNPTQYGYKSTDSSSYVEGQRILRDHFGPAPATPSTSASADRSALPPLTSQDSEDRMRTTPSPEPEAQPTATQRSDDSMRDASPPPPAADDRSVGTRDGADHRRSAPPQDAYAVTRPADIGDLTRDLPQLPPHQREAAIASLPASDRRGLAQDPAFVAALRDTLPPGEFAKTAAQLMVDVDRATDRPASARAEATAQLTRMLQDPDTAARLLTEGSRLVVVPKDVPMTDLAPFAHLGGRTADSEAGGGRGWDDVRGSGGKWAAVTEENLLGERTTVGPDQHYADGYSTTTHELAHTIHKFGLTDADRQLIGDTYRAKLDDESLPRLFGEDGPSEWSDGPRRRPDGSEAENYAARDEHEYFAQVSNAYLGTNHGTDPYTGQPRNNGTDWVRSNEPELLPLLERLYGADPTAVHQESANPVHATDAENDMYQGLRDFTAQVEDGQLPSDSRPDHTAPVDGDVPPQQPPGGSDRSDPVDRGVPTEPDVDLPAPPPRAEPARTDSEGPQHTWPATGRVLPDPADRAAELASRYGIADPGTLAQQVRDVRKGDLDAVRDLLGSEHGPELLKDLGREVPEHTLWRLGGEQPDRAQELKDIIAHRRGGVPPTDLEVEARQEVARRLADQPSVTVVVASGPGSGHQAAAVNMIRSLRELGYDGQVNLVAPTNVRARLDRMLDTDLLGGGQVHYAPDEFDPHGENTPAPVAHGGLTLVAASDEIAADGDNSKALLSYTGADKAVVLAPYAWGMSTRAVFSRTEDGFGVLPLDGTVDRKNALYQQHVPAPDPHAFAGDPRLQSVADRVTSGRLDLMPLYGLARLTPDRQAGAPDYLAAGIHEARLGKPAVLLQVGSHDIPYAPPYEQPWLKRADLSTTLDADGMNRLLDSLGPDDVLVLRSGALGQDAFEKVFQLGSLPAVQEGANTTGTSQLTGRPYFSPVTGTTPYPEAVSSTAAQDLASRAGDHLPTDAKARLEESWKSALKPEATKAEVDTAVRELRAAADVLADAADGLTDRAEQRALRELAESGAKSADALQRSHAAVAVREELQRVTDALASGNDWTTAVEDAPAYDELRKAVYNREIADGWLNTLPTDDTSGRPFELKSDQLVAFAEGLGDDYDRLGELLGADMTPEQRAVLDHALSPEGRAAEERRMMRTGELSQIPLGSIPEARQRLAEVSAAIRERENGLIEELRNSAELQAKSTAPRPEQVQVIADVLNGYAQPDSPYQQYTSELTGRANDWQQNQLLMALLHLDDQPSDVLRTSPPRSVAPEHAPEHSPVPTPRQESQPLPEPTPEVPQPSPEQVLTAPQPPSPQAPFRYQSSDNGPSLFDDDFTMNDDSESESETMPGVEAGPSIFDEDFVLNDDSESESETMPGVEAGPSIFDEDFVLNDDSESESETMPGVEAGPSIFDEDFVLNDDSESESETMPGVEAGPSIFDDDFTLNDDSESDAERGTVPSPPPPASAPFRLGPVRPSSDGTDPSGFGSTNRQPASGHTSPPPPATDRSGPTTDRGEPPAKRRRTPAYENTDAVLHDRGYRPADTDQHAALRDFTEGRRFPEPTPELLGLITPHQQPVSPGPDFRLGDDLQSCLEAVEAYRDTHYGRPRPSGQSLTGSVEQHAGQVLNRRHDLPHLFGEGRPAVDSLLDHVRRGGPGSFATVLVGREGEVGHTVALVNGADGKLRWVDPSTHQSWDATPGSLPDPRTTGWKVWASAAGPDESTLPGLTPDRGFQADFGAPFLTSLFGNTTADTTAQTAPPVTAPQPLNLPDPAEANDRLTNNPVEFLRDNILSYDGALGMELRTPSLSRQEARQFMAWANTQPRNWFTLVPDPRRNNALILTPAVEKYVEAHPDHEFVSRFADRFANPPADQQYLTSAYIPYLAGAPGGHLDTVGSTPVPFDPDATVPGSEFVFTAVMNGCALAVTPGATPDVFTAWHYQSCTTNNSSALDFRRTQQPTDWFGPEEYESGTQAAFYEVTNFLWKSPTDGWQIVSQETSVDPTNEAGSTVTAVRQRPLELNPPTPNQEAVHLARIYTGMAEAELKRFDTEAEGILKQDWGSKRTKAEVEQELQRLRSTLLVDLINLREQGHLDPRVPFTGTNPAAVPLTTPTPDTLSFSTLGEVAQAIQSNRLTVGTTVQERLSALNDQGPAKDRDWRQGKLDQLLTTFLPTDHTPTLWHQHLTTETADHPRA; this is translated from the coding sequence CCGGTTCCGACGGCGGCAGCACCACGAGCCCGTCCACGGCCGGCGGCGGCCGTACCCTCGCCCCGTTCGGCTCGGACCGGGGCGGCTCCGGCAGCCACGACGCCTCCAGCACGGGCGCAGGTTCAGGCCTCGGCAGCTCCCACTCCGGTGGTTCGGGCACCGGCTCGCGCGGTGGCGAGAGCACGCCGTCCGGCGGTACGCCCTCCACCACGGCGAACCACACCCCCACCCCCGACACCGGCGGCACCTCGCGCCCGCAGGCCACCGCCCACACCGAGGCCCCGGCGCCGACCTCGAGCCGGGCGGACACTCCCGTGGCCACCGTGCAGTCGGACTCCACCCCGCGGCAGGCCGAACCCGCGCAGCACACCCCGACCCCCACTCCTGACCGCGGGCCGCAGGCCGACACCTCGCCCACTCCGCGCCAGACCGACGCGCCCGCGCCGCAGGTCCGTACCGAGTCCGAGGCCACCGCCGCCCGTCCGGAGCCGACCGTCCGACCGCAGGCCGACAACCCGCCCGTCACCGAGGCGGTCCGGCCCCAGCAGGACACCCCGGCGGCCCGTCCGGAGTCCAACGTCCCGCACCAGCAGCCCGGTTCGCACGAGGCGCCGACCGCCGACCGCACCCAGGACACCCCGGTCGCCCAGACCCGGCCGAACGAGACCCCGGCCACCGGCCGCCCCGAACCGACCGTCCCGCACCAGCAGGCCGATTCGACCGACCCGGTCCGCCAGCAGCCCACCCAGCACGAGGCCCCGACCGTCCGCCCCGAGTCCCAGCCCACCCCCGCGCGGGCCGACGCCGAGCCGAACACCGTGCCGCAGCCGCGCCCGGACTCCGAGCCGGCGCCGCGTCAGCCCCAGCCCGACCCGCAGCCGCAGCACTCCCCGCAGCCCCAGCCGCAGGCCGAGCAGGCCCCGCCCCGGCAGCAGCAGGACCCCCAGCCCCGCCCGGAGGCCCAGCCGCACACCGAGCAGCCGCAGACCCGCAACGACCAGCAGCCGCAGCCCGATCACCAGCCACCGGCACGGCAGCAGCCCCACGCCACACCGGAGGCGCAGGCCCAGCCCCACGCCACGCCGGAGCCGACGTCCCGTCCGCAGCAGGACCAGCCCGCCCCGCAACCGCAGCACACCCCCCAGCCGCAGCCCCAGCCCCACCAGGAGCCGGCCCCGGCGCCCGTCGGCCGGGTCTCTCCTGAGCCCGCCCCGGTCCGGACGGAGCCCACCGGCGACCGCACGGACCCGCACACCCCCGCACCCGATGCCACCCGGATCGCGGGCGGGCCGATCACCGCCTCGCGGCCGTCGGCGACGCCCACCGCCGACCGTTCGGACACCTTCCTGCCGCCCCCGCCCGACCCGGCCCCCAACCAGCAGCAGCCCACGCAGGTCCCCCCGGCCGCCCACGTCTCCCCGCCGCCCCCGGCCGCCACTACACCGACGCCGACGCCCAACCGGAGCGGCCTCGGCCCGGTCCGCCAGCCCGCCGACCCGGTTCAGGGCACTCCGTCCCGCAACGACCGGCCCGGGACCCCGCAGCCGGCACAGCCCGGCGAAGGGCACCGGATCACGCCCCGTCCCTCCACCGAGACCGACCCGGCCCGCGAACCGCGCGGCACCAAGCGCGGCCGCGAGGACGAAGCCACCCTCCCGCACGGACGGCCCGAGGGCCCGAAGCGGCAGCGCACCCCCGCGTACGAGAACACCGCCGGCCCGCTTCGCGACCGTGGCTACGAGCCCGCCACGCCGGAGCAGTACCAGGCGCTGACGGACCACCTGGACCAGCACGGCGGCACCCCGCACCCGGAGTTGACGCCCGAGCTGCTGGAGCACGTCAACCCGCACACCGCGGCCATGGACCACGGCGACCTCTACAGCTGCCTGGAGGCGGTCGAGGCGCTGCGCGACACCCACTACGGCAACCCGCGTCCCTCCGGGCTGCCGCACTCCTCCGTCCCGGAGAACAACTCGGCCTGGACACTGACCAAGCGTCACGGCACCCCCGTGCCGCTCGGCACCGGACAGCACGGCGTGGACTCGGTGATGGACCAGGTCCGCAACGCCGGGCCCGGCAGCTTCTCCACCGTCCTGTTCTCCGACGGCCCCGGCACCCAGGGCCATGTGGTGGCGCTGGTGCACGGCCAGGACGGCGTGCTGCGCTGGGCCGACCCGAGCACGGGCGATGTCCGCGAAGCCCGGCCGGACACCCTGCCCGGCGACTGGGCCGGCGACAAGCACGTCTGGGCCGCCACCTCCGACGCGAACGGGGACTCGGTCAACCCCCGCGCGGACCTCTCGGTCTTCGACGGCGACGCGCCGACCTTCGGCGTGCTCTCCGTGGTCACCGACGGCAGCACGCTCGACCCGGCCGACCGCGACGTGGTGCGCCGACTCGCCCAGGACATCGACGCCCAGGTCGAGCAGGCCGCCAGGCTGGCACTGGCCAACCCGGACTCGGTGCCCGACCTCGACGGCTACACCAAGCGCTGGACCGACAGCTACAACAAGTGGACGGACCCGGAGACCTCACCCGAGGAGCGGGCCCGGATCGAGAAGCTGCTGCCCCGGCAGTTCGGCTACGCCGTCGAATCGATGACCACCCAGATGATCAGGGACAACGTCACCCTCCCGCCGGGCTACACCATCGACACCCAGGTCACGCACGGCTCGACCCGTCCGGACCTGGTGATCACCAAGACCGACGGCAACGGCAAGCAGGAACTCGGCTGGCTGGACATCACGGCCGACAAGTCCGAGGGCCACATCGACGACAAGCAGAGTTCACTCTGGTCCTCCCGCCCCTACGTCGCCGAGACGCTGTACCCGTCGCTGGACACCAGCAAGCTGGGCAGCGGCGGCACGCCCGAACAGAAGGCCTTCGTGCAGGCGCTGATCCAGAGCCAGCAGGCCGAGGCACAGCGCTTCCAGCAGAACATGGACGACTTCAAGGACAAGGTCCCCGCCCCCGTCGAGGGCTCCAAGGAGAAGAAGCGCGCCGACATCGAGAAGCGCCTCGGCGAGGCGCTCGGCCGCGACCGGAAGCTGACCCCCACCGAGGCCCGGAACGTGCTCAAGGGCCTGGCCGAGGTGCACGGCTCGTCCTACAACCCGACCCAGTACGGCTACAAGAGCACCGACTCCTCCTCCTACGTGGAGGGCCAGCGCATCCTCCGGGACCACTTCGGCCCGGCCCCCGCCACTCCCTCCACCTCCGCCTCCGCCGACCGCTCGGCCCTCCCGCCCCTGACGAGCCAGGACTCCGAGGACCGGATGCGGACCACGCCGTCCCCGGAGCCGGAGGCCCAGCCGACCGCCACCCAGCGGTCCGACGACAGCATGCGGGACGCCTCCCCGCCCCCGCCCGCCGCCGACGACCGCTCGGTGGGCACCCGGGACGGTGCGGACCACCGGCGCTCCGCGCCGCCGCAGGACGCCTACGCCGTCACCAGGCCCGCCGACATCGGTGACCTCACCCGCGACCTTCCGCAACTCCCGCCGCACCAGCGGGAGGCGGCCATCGCCTCGCTCCCCGCCTCGGACCGGCGCGGCCTCGCCCAGGACCCCGCCTTCGTCGCGGCGCTGCGCGACACTCTGCCGCCCGGGGAGTTCGCGAAGACCGCCGCCCAGCTGATGGTGGACGTCGACCGCGCCACCGACCGCCCGGCCTCGGCCCGCGCCGAGGCGACCGCGCAGCTGACCCGGATGCTCCAGGACCCGGACACCGCCGCCCGCCTGCTCACCGAGGGCAGCCGGCTGGTCGTGGTGCCCAAGGACGTGCCGATGACCGACCTCGCCCCGTTCGCGCACCTCGGCGGCCGCACCGCCGACAGCGAGGCCGGTGGCGGGCGCGGCTGGGACGACGTGCGCGGCTCGGGCGGCAAGTGGGCCGCCGTGACCGAGGAGAACCTGCTCGGCGAGCGCACCACCGTCGGCCCGGACCAGCACTACGCCGACGGCTACTCCACCACCACCCACGAACTCGCCCACACCATTCACAAGTTCGGCCTCACCGACGCCGACCGCCAACTGATCGGCGACACCTACCGGGCCAAGCTGGACGACGAGTCGCTGCCCCGCCTGTTCGGCGAGGACGGCCCCTCCGAGTGGTCGGACGGCCCGCGCCGCCGCCCTGACGGCAGCGAAGCCGAGAACTACGCGGCCCGGGACGAGCACGAGTACTTCGCCCAGGTCAGCAACGCCTATCTCGGCACCAACCACGGCACCGACCCCTACACCGGGCAGCCCCGCAACAACGGTACGGACTGGGTCCGGTCCAACGAGCCCGAACTCCTGCCGCTGCTCGAGCGGTTGTACGGCGCCGACCCGACGGCGGTGCACCAGGAGTCCGCCAACCCGGTGCACGCCACCGACGCCGAGAACGACATGTACCAGGGCCTGCGCGACTTCACCGCGCAGGTCGAGGACGGCCAACTGCCGTCCGACTCGCGGCCGGACCACACGGCCCCCGTCGACGGCGACGTCCCGCCGCAGCAGCCCCCGGGCGGCTCCGACCGGTCGGATCCGGTCGACCGCGGTGTGCCCACGGAGCCGGACGTCGACCTCCCGGCACCGCCGCCCCGGGCCGAACCGGCCCGTACCGACTCCGAAGGCCCGCAGCACACCTGGCCCGCCACCGGCCGGGTGCTGCCCGATCCGGCGGACCGCGCGGCCGAGTTGGCCTCGCGCTACGGCATCGCCGACCCCGGCACGCTCGCCCAGCAGGTACGGGACGTGCGCAAGGGTGACCTCGACGCCGTCCGCGACCTGCTCGGCAGCGAGCACGGCCCGGAACTGCTCAAGGACCTCGGCCGCGAGGTGCCCGAGCACACCCTCTGGCGGCTCGGCGGAGAACAGCCGGACCGTGCCCAGGAGTTGAAGGACATCATCGCCCATCGGCGCGGCGGCGTGCCGCCCACCGACCTGGAGGTCGAGGCCCGGCAGGAGGTCGCGAGGAGGCTGGCCGACCAGCCCTCCGTCACCGTGGTGGTCGCCTCCGGCCCCGGCTCGGGCCACCAGGCCGCAGCGGTGAACATGATCCGGTCGCTGCGCGAACTCGGCTACGACGGCCAGGTGAACCTGGTCGCGCCGACCAACGTGCGCGCCCGGCTGGACCGCATGCTCGACACCGACCTGCTGGGCGGCGGCCAGGTGCACTACGCCCCCGACGAGTTCGACCCGCACGGGGAGAACACACCTGCCCCCGTCGCGCACGGCGGGCTGACCCTGGTCGCGGCCAGCGACGAGATCGCGGCCGACGGCGACAACTCCAAGGCCCTGCTCTCGTACACCGGCGCCGACAAGGCCGTGGTGCTGGCGCCGTACGCCTGGGGCATGTCCACCCGCGCGGTCTTCTCCCGCACCGAGGACGGCTTCGGCGTCCTGCCCCTGGACGGGACGGTGGACCGGAAGAACGCGCTGTACCAGCAGCACGTCCCGGCGCCCGATCCGCACGCATTCGCCGGCGACCCGCGCCTCCAGTCGGTGGCCGACCGGGTGACCTCCGGCCGGCTCGACCTGATGCCGCTCTACGGCCTGGCCCGGCTCACCCCGGACCGCCAGGCGGGCGCCCCCGACTACCTGGCGGCGGGCATCCACGAGGCACGGCTGGGCAAGCCGGCCGTGCTGCTCCAGGTCGGCAGCCACGACATCCCGTACGCCCCGCCGTACGAGCAGCCGTGGCTCAAGCGAGCGGACCTGTCCACCACCCTCGACGCCGACGGGATGAACCGACTCCTCGACTCGCTCGGCCCGGACGACGTGCTGGTGCTGCGCTCCGGCGCGCTCGGCCAGGACGCCTTCGAGAAGGTCTTCCAGCTCGGTAGCCTGCCCGCCGTCCAGGAGGGCGCCAACACCACCGGGACCAGCCAGCTCACCGGCCGCCCGTACTTCTCCCCGGTCACCGGCACCACCCCCTACCCGGAAGCGGTCTCCTCGACCGCGGCCCAGGACCTCGCCTCGCGGGCCGGTGACCACCTGCCCACTGACGCCAAGGCGCGGCTGGAGGAGTCCTGGAAGAGCGCGCTGAAGCCCGAGGCCACCAAGGCCGAGGTCGATACCGCTGTGCGCGAACTCCGCGCTGCCGCCGACGTGTTGGCGGACGCGGCGGACGGCCTGACCGACCGGGCCGAGCAGCGTGCCCTGCGCGAACTCGCCGAGAGCGGCGCCAAGAGCGCGGACGCACTGCAGCGTTCGCACGCCGCGGTCGCCGTCCGGGAAGAGCTCCAGAGGGTCACCGACGCGCTGGCCTCCGGCAACGACTGGACCACCGCGGTCGAGGACGCCCCGGCGTACGACGAGCTGCGCAAGGCCGTCTACAACCGTGAGATCGCCGACGGCTGGTTGAACACCCTGCCTACCGACGACACCTCCGGGCGGCCGTTCGAGCTCAAGAGCGACCAGCTGGTCGCCTTCGCCGAGGGCCTGGGCGACGACTACGACCGGCTCGGTGAGCTGCTCGGCGCCGACATGACCCCGGAGCAGCGGGCGGTGCTCGACCACGCGCTCTCCCCGGAGGGCCGCGCGGCCGAGGAGCGCCGCATGATGAGGACCGGGGAGCTCTCCCAGATCCCCCTCGGCAGCATCCCGGAGGCCCGGCAGCGGCTGGCGGAGGTCTCCGCGGCTATCCGCGAGCGGGAGAACGGCCTCATCGAAGAGCTCCGGAACTCCGCGGAGCTGCAGGCAAAGTCCACCGCCCCTCGCCCCGAGCAGGTCCAGGTCATCGCGGACGTGCTCAACGGCTATGCGCAGCCCGACTCCCCGTACCAGCAGTACACCTCCGAGCTCACCGGCCGGGCCAACGACTGGCAGCAGAACCAGCTCCTGATGGCCCTGCTCCACCTGGACGACCAGCCCAGCGACGTGCTCCGCACCTCCCCGCCCCGGTCTGTCGCGCCCGAGCACGCCCCCGAGCACAGCCCGGTCCCGACGCCGCGTCAGGAGTCCCAGCCGCTGCCGGAGCCGACCCCGGAGGTCCCGCAGCCGTCGCCCGAGCAGGTGCTCACGGCTCCGCAGCCGCCGAGCCCGCAGGCGCCCTTCCGGTACCAGTCCTCCGACAACGGGCCCAGCCTGTTCGACGACGACTTCACCATGAACGACGACAGCGAGAGCGAGTCGGAGACCATGCCCGGCGTGGAGGCCGGCCCGAGCATCTTCGACGAGGACTTCGTCCTCAACGACGACAGCGAGAGCGAGTCGGAGACCATGCCCGGCGTGGAGGCCGGCCCGAGCATCTTCGACGAGGACTTCGTCCTCAACGACGACAGCGAGAGCGAGTCGGAGACCATGCCCGGCGTGGAGGCCGGCCCGAGCATCTTCGACGAGGACTTCGTCCTCAACGACGACAGCGAGAGCGAGTCGGAGACCATGCCCGGCGTGGAGGCCGGCCCGAGCATCTTCGACGACGACTTCACCCTCAACGACGACAGCGAGAGCGACGCCGAGCGCGGCACCGTCCCCTCGCCCCCGCCGCCCGCCTCCGCGCCGTTCCGGCTCGGCCCGGTCCGCCCGTCCTCCGACGGCACCGATCCGTCCGGCTTCGGTTCGACCAACCGTCAGCCGGCGTCCGGTCACACCTCGCCCCCGCCGCCCGCCACCGACCGTTCCGGGCCCACCACCGACCGGGGTGAGCCCCCGGCCAAGCGGCGCCGGACGCCCGCGTACGAGAACACGGACGCCGTCCTGCACGACCGTGGCTACCGTCCGGCCGACACCGACCAGCACGCGGCGCTGCGCGACTTCACCGAGGGCCGCCGTTTCCCGGAGCCGACCCCCGAGCTGCTCGGCCTGATCACCCCGCACCAGCAGCCGGTCTCCCCGGGTCCCGACTTCCGCCTGGGCGACGACCTGCAGAGCTGCCTGGAGGCTGTCGAGGCCTACCGCGACACCCACTACGGCCGGCCGCGCCCCTCCGGCCAGAGCCTCACCGGGTCGGTGGAACAGCACGCCGGCCAGGTGCTCAACCGCCGCCACGACCTGCCGCACCTGTTCGGCGAGGGCCGGCCCGCCGTGGACTCGCTCCTCGACCACGTCCGACGCGGCGGCCCGGGCTCCTTCGCCACCGTGCTGGTCGGCCGGGAGGGCGAGGTCGGCCACACCGTCGCACTCGTCAACGGGGCTGACGGAAAGCTCCGTTGGGTCGATCCGAGCACCCACCAGTCCTGGGACGCGACCCCCGGCTCACTGCCGGACCCGCGCACCACCGGCTGGAAGGTCTGGGCCTCGGCGGCCGGACCGGACGAGTCCACCCTGCCCGGCCTCACCCCGGACCGGGGGTTCCAGGCAGACTTCGGCGCCCCGTTCCTGACCTCCCTGTTCGGCAACACCACGGCGGACACGACCGCCCAGACCGCGCCGCCGGTCACCGCCCCGCAGCCGCTCAACCTCCCCGACCCGGCGGAGGCGAACGACCGACTGACCAACAACCCGGTCGAGTTCCTCCGGGACAACATCCTGTCCTATGACGGTGCGCTCGGCATGGAGCTCCGCACCCCGAGCCTCAGCCGCCAGGAGGCACGCCAGTTCATGGCCTGGGCCAACACCCAGCCCCGGAACTGGTTCACCCTGGTCCCGGACCCGCGCCGCAACAACGCCCTGATCCTCACCCCGGCCGTCGAGAAGTACGTCGAAGCGCACCCGGACCACGAGTTCGTCTCCCGCTTCGCCGACCGCTTCGCCAACCCCCCGGCCGACCAGCAGTACCTGACCTCCGCCTACATCCCCTACCTGGCCGGTGCTCCGGGCGGACACCTCGACACCGTCGGCTCGACTCCCGTGCCATTCGACCCCGATGCCACCGTCCCCGGCTCGGAGTTCGTCTTCACCGCCGTGATGAACGGCTGCGCCCTGGCCGTCACCCCGGGGGCCACCCCGGACGTCTTCACGGCCTGGCACTACCAGTCCTGCACCACCAACAACTCCAGCGCCCTGGACTTCCGCCGCACCCAGCAGCCCACCGACTGGTTCGGCCCGGAGGAGTACGAGAGCGGCACCCAGGCCGCCTTCTACGAGGTCACCAACTTCCTCTGGAAGAGCCCGACCGACGGCTGGCAGATCGTGAGCCAGGAGACCAGCGTGGACCCGACCAACGAAGCCGGTTCCACCGTCACCGCCGTCCGCCAACGTCCCCTGGAGCTCAACCCGCCCACCCCCAACCAGGAGGCTGTCCACCTGGCCCGCATCTACACGGGCATGGCCGAGGCCGAACTCAAGCGCTTCGACACCGAGGCCGAGGGCATCCTCAAGCAGGACTGGGGCAGCAAGCGCACCAAGGCCGAGGTCGAGCAGGAGCTTCAACGCTTGCGCAGCACCCTCCTGGTGGACCTCATCAACCTCCGCGAGCAGGGCCACCTCGACCCCCGCGTCCCCTTCACCGGCACCAACCCGGCCGCCGTCCCGCTCACGACTCCCACCCCCGACACCCTCTCCTTCTCCACCCTCGGTGAGGTTGCCCAGGCCATCCAGTCCAACCGCCTCACCGTCGGCACCACGGTTCAGGAGCGCCTCAGCGCTCTCAACGACCAGGGCCCCGCCAAGGACCGGGACTGGCGCCAGGGCAAACTCGACCAACTCCTCACCACCTTCCTCCCCACCGACCACACCCCCACCCTCTGGCACCAGCACCTCACCACCGAGACCGCCGACCACCCGCGCGCCTAG